One segment of Pasteurella skyensis DNA contains the following:
- a CDS encoding VOC family protein, translating to MQKHSLFQKNTELLNEFHTFEKKIIDLSHIMQIALKDYQIDHIAVRVNQLETAELWLKQLFKCGEVMSDNVVNGRPIYIIKLNEPLIIANQKVNIIELPFPKGKTYLVENWEHIEIVMPFAENETTQQWCERIETTFLWHQNNKLKVKISEPKVEGEQLPNPSIAVSLVNSIENHTCIKVHPYTLEKIIE from the coding sequence ATGCAAAAACACTCACTATTTCAAAAAAATACAGAATTACTTAATGAATTTCATACCTTTGAGAAAAAAATTATCGATCTTTCTCATATAATGCAAATTGCATTAAAGGATTATCAAATTGATCATATTGCAGTTCGAGTAAATCAGCTTGAAACAGCGGAATTATGGCTTAAACAACTGTTTAAATGTGGTGAAGTGATGAGTGATAATGTGGTAAATGGACGACCAATTTATATTATAAAATTAAATGAGCCATTAATAATAGCAAATCAAAAGGTTAATATAATTGAGCTTCCTTTTCCAAAAGGTAAAACTTATCTCGTAGAGAACTGGGAACATATTGAAATAGTAATGCCTTTTGCAGAAAATGAAACTACGCAACAATGGTGTGAACGTATTGAAACAACTTTTTTATGGCATCAAAATAATAAATTGAAAGTAAAAATAAGTGAACCTAAAGTCGAAGGAGAACAATTACCCAATCCCTCTATTGCGGTTAGTTTGGTAAATTCAATTGAAAACCACACTTGTATTAAGGTTCATCCCTATACCCTTGAAAAGATAATTGAATAA
- a CDS encoding tetratricopeptide repeat protein, whose protein sequence is MFTFNQKNILFTLIISGLVLCNNAYAKEKIDCVQLEKNVHKIEKKAEKNANETFFLGEKYYWGDCIKQDYKTAFGWFQKSAAEQHLWAQYYIGRMYEDGQSVKQSFTDAVKWYKKSAKQGYGMAQLALAAIYLTGKEEEVKQDYLAAYVWGNYALIQNGDRDPFLLQSCIDTIQFASARMTEEEYEKAEKMLKQGQFPE, encoded by the coding sequence ATGTTTACATTTAATCAAAAAAACATTTTATTCACATTAATAATCAGTGGATTAGTATTATGTAATAATGCTTATGCTAAAGAAAAAATAGATTGCGTCCAACTTGAAAAAAATGTACATAAAATTGAGAAAAAAGCAGAAAAAAATGCCAATGAAACATTTTTCTTAGGAGAAAAATACTACTGGGGAGATTGTATTAAGCAAGATTATAAAACAGCCTTTGGATGGTTTCAAAAATCTGCAGCAGAACAACATTTATGGGCACAATATTATATAGGCAGAATGTATGAAGATGGACAAAGTGTTAAACAATCTTTTACTGATGCTGTTAAGTGGTATAAGAAATCAGCAAAACAAGGCTATGGTATGGCTCAATTAGCACTTGCAGCAATCTATCTAACTGGTAAAGAAGAAGAAGTGAAGCAGGATTATTTGGCAGCCTATGTATGGGGAAATTATGCTTTAATTCAAAATGGTGATCGTGATCCCTTTCTTTTACAAAGTTGTATAGATACCATTCAGTTTGCTAGTGCTAGAATGACAGAAGAAGAGTATGAAAAAGCAGAAAAAATGCTTAAACAGGGGCAATTCCCTGAATAA
- the ushA gene encoding bifunctional UDP-sugar hydrolase/5'-nucleotidase UshA, translating into MKRKLVVSLLLTALTAGLAGCMNTTAKDGVELTVLHTNDNHGRFWKNKYGEYGMSARKTLIDTIRKEVSSDGGYSLLLSGGDINTGVPESDMQHAEPDFKGMSKIGYDAMALGNHEFDNPLSVLAQQATWANFPFLSANIYDKKTGKRLFKPYQIFNKGGVKIAVIGLTTEDTMKIGNPEYISDLDFRSPIEEAKALIPEIKQNENPDLIFAVTHMGHYHNAIHGINAPGDVTLARSLPAGSLDMIIGGHSQNPVCMEPDLKNYDPNFKPGAECRPDRQNGTWIVQAYEWGKYVGRADFNYKEGKLTLKEYQLIPVNLTQKVKIDGKKVRQLVGKQIKEDKALLKFLTPYQEIGQKALNVKIGKSDAKLVGDRDVVRFHQTNLGRLIATAQKEKVNADFGIMNSGGVRDSIEGGDITYKDVLKVQPFANTVVKAKMTGKELKKYLDVVATKSVDSGAYPQFAGISMTVKKDGVHNVKINGKRLSSKKTYTFTLPSFNAVGGDGYPKLADYINTGFVDAEVLKSYIQSHSPLKVSQYAPKNEVIFKN; encoded by the coding sequence ATGAAAAGGAAACTTGTAGTTTCATTATTGTTAACTGCGTTAACAGCTGGCTTAGCTGGTTGTATGAATACAACAGCAAAAGATGGTGTGGAGTTAACTGTTTTACATACCAATGATAACCATGGCCGTTTTTGGAAAAATAAATATGGCGAATATGGAATGTCAGCTAGAAAAACATTGATAGATACTATCAGAAAAGAGGTTTCTAGTGATGGTGGTTATAGTTTACTATTATCTGGTGGTGATATTAATACTGGTGTACCTGAGTCTGATATGCAACACGCAGAGCCTGATTTTAAGGGAATGAGTAAAATTGGCTATGATGCTATGGCATTAGGAAATCACGAGTTTGATAATCCATTAAGTGTTTTAGCACAACAAGCGACGTGGGCGAATTTCCCATTTTTATCTGCAAATATTTATGATAAAAAAACGGGTAAACGTTTGTTTAAACCATATCAAATATTTAATAAGGGCGGTGTAAAAATTGCAGTTATTGGTTTGACTACAGAAGATACAATGAAAATCGGTAACCCTGAATATATTTCAGATTTAGATTTTCGTAGTCCTATAGAAGAAGCAAAAGCACTTATTCCTGAAATTAAGCAAAATGAAAATCCTGATTTGATTTTTGCTGTTACTCATATGGGGCACTACCACAATGCAATTCATGGTATCAATGCACCGGGAGATGTAACTTTAGCTCGTTCATTACCAGCTGGATCTTTGGATATGATCATCGGTGGTCACTCACAGAACCCAGTTTGTATGGAACCAGATCTTAAAAATTATGATCCAAACTTCAAACCAGGTGCAGAATGTCGTCCAGACAGACAAAATGGCACTTGGATTGTACAAGCTTACGAATGGGGTAAATATGTTGGGCGAGCAGACTTTAATTATAAAGAGGGCAAGCTAACACTGAAAGAGTACCAACTGATTCCTGTTAATTTAACGCAAAAAGTGAAAATTGATGGTAAAAAAGTACGTCAATTAGTAGGTAAACAAATTAAAGAAGACAAAGCATTACTGAAGTTTTTAACGCCATATCAAGAAATTGGTCAAAAAGCACTAAATGTTAAAATTGGTAAAAGTGATGCTAAATTAGTGGGTGATCGTGATGTAGTACGTTTTCATCAAACGAATTTAGGGCGCTTAATTGCAACGGCTCAAAAAGAGAAAGTAAACGCAGACTTCGGAATTATGAACTCTGGTGGTGTGCGTGATTCTATTGAAGGTGGTGATATTACCTATAAAGATGTACTAAAAGTACAACCTTTTGCGAATACTGTTGTAAAAGCAAAAATGACAGGTAAAGAACTTAAAAAATACCTTGATGTAGTAGCAACTAAATCAGTGGATTCAGGGGCTTACCCTCAATTTGCTGGTATTTCAATGACAGTGAAAAAAGACGGTGTACACAATGTAAAAATTAATGGTAAACGTTTAAGTAGTAAGAAAACCTATACCTTTACTTTGCCTAGTTTTAATGCTGTAGGTGGTGATGGTTATCCAAAACTAGCGGATTACATTAATACTGGCTTTGTAGATGCAGAAGTGTTGAAAAGTTATATTCAATCTCATTCTCCATTAAAAGTGTCTCAGTATGCGCCTAAAAATGAAGTAATCTTCAAAAACTAA
- a CDS encoding Tex family protein — MLNELNTQISQIIASELTVQPKQILSAINLLDEGNTIPFIARYRKEVTGGLDDTQLRHFETRLIYLRELNDRRQTILKSIEEQGKLSGDLKEKICKTQSKTELEDLYLPYKPKRRTRGQIAIENGLEPLATTLWDDPNQVPEALAETYLNKEVKEVKAALDGARYILMERFAEDAQLLAKLRHYLTQNATLEAKVVEGKEVEGAKFRDYFDYSEQYKKIPSHRALAILRGRNEGILNISLNADPDQDESIRSSYCEEIIRDHLGVQFNGLASDTWRKQVIAWTWKIKASLHLETELMTTLREKSEEEAIDVFARNLTALLMAAPAGARNTMGLDPGLRTGVKVAVVDNTGKLLATDTIYPHTGYADKAAHSIYTLGKKYNVDLIAIGNGTASRETERFVADTHKKYSDWKAQTVVVSEAGASVYSASEFAAQEFPELDVSLRGAVSIARRLQDPLAELVKIEPKAIGVGQYQHDVNQSQLARKLNAVVEDCVNAVGVDINTASAPLLTCVAGMNKTLAQNIVAYRDENGRFTARSQLKKVARLGPKAFEQCAGFMRILDGKNPLDSSSVHPEAYPVVEKILQAIELSLSDLMGNSTRIHQLDASRFVDEKFGLPTVNDIFKELEKPGRDPRGEFKTATFMDGVEDIKDLVEGMILEGTVTNVTNFGAFVDIGVHQDGLVHISMLANTFVDDPHKVVKTGDIVKVKVLDIDISRKRIALTMRLEEKSVPKRDDKSKATAPSNASFKEQRVAKQKDSQRGHSFQNSAMADAFAKLKGK, encoded by the coding sequence ATGTTAAATGAATTAAACACTCAAATTAGTCAAATTATTGCATCAGAATTAACGGTGCAACCTAAGCAGATTTTATCTGCAATTAATCTATTAGATGAAGGAAATACTATCCCTTTTATCGCTCGTTATCGTAAAGAAGTGACAGGGGGATTAGATGATACCCAATTACGTCATTTTGAAACGCGATTAATTTATTTACGAGAGCTTAATGATCGTCGTCAGACTATTTTAAAATCAATAGAAGAGCAGGGAAAATTAAGCGGTGACTTAAAAGAGAAAATTTGCAAAACTCAAAGTAAAACGGAATTAGAAGATCTCTATTTACCTTATAAACCAAAACGTCGTACTCGTGGACAAATTGCCATTGAAAATGGGCTTGAACCATTGGCAACGACACTTTGGGATGATCCAAACCAAGTACCTGAAGCCCTTGCTGAAACCTATTTGAATAAAGAAGTAAAAGAAGTGAAAGCAGCATTAGATGGTGCAAGGTATATTTTAATGGAACGTTTTGCCGAAGATGCGCAATTGTTAGCAAAATTACGTCACTATCTGACTCAAAATGCGACTCTTGAAGCGAAAGTGGTTGAAGGAAAAGAGGTTGAAGGGGCGAAGTTTAGAGATTATTTTGATTATTCTGAACAGTATAAAAAAATACCTTCTCATCGTGCATTAGCGATTTTAAGGGGACGAAATGAAGGCATTTTAAATATCTCTTTAAATGCGGATCCTGATCAAGATGAATCGATTCGTTCTAGTTATTGTGAAGAAATTATTCGTGATCATTTAGGAGTACAATTTAATGGTTTAGCCTCTGATACATGGCGCAAACAAGTCATTGCATGGACGTGGAAAATCAAAGCATCGTTACATTTAGAAACGGAATTAATGACTACCTTGCGAGAAAAATCCGAAGAAGAAGCGATTGATGTTTTTGCACGAAATCTGACAGCTTTATTGATGGCTGCACCTGCTGGGGCAAGAAACACGATGGGGCTTGATCCAGGTTTACGTACTGGGGTTAAAGTTGCCGTAGTGGATAACACTGGTAAATTATTGGCAACGGATACTATTTATCCACATACTGGTTATGCTGATAAAGCGGCTCACAGCATTTATACCTTAGGTAAAAAATATAATGTGGATTTGATTGCGATTGGTAATGGTACAGCCTCTCGTGAAACAGAGCGATTTGTAGCAGATACTCATAAAAAATACTCCGATTGGAAGGCTCAAACCGTTGTTGTTAGTGAAGCAGGGGCATCGGTTTATTCTGCCTCTGAATTTGCCGCCCAAGAATTTCCTGAGTTAGATGTTTCGTTGCGTGGTGCGGTATCTATTGCTCGTCGTTTGCAAGATCCATTAGCGGAATTAGTCAAAATTGAACCAAAAGCGATCGGCGTAGGGCAGTATCAACACGATGTAAATCAAAGCCAATTAGCTCGTAAATTAAATGCTGTCGTAGAAGATTGTGTTAATGCGGTGGGTGTGGATATCAATACGGCATCGGCACCACTTTTAACCTGTGTGGCAGGAATGAATAAAACCCTTGCACAAAATATTGTGGCATACCGTGATGAAAATGGACGCTTTACTGCTCGTAGCCAGTTAAAAAAAGTGGCACGTTTAGGGCCAAAAGCTTTTGAGCAATGTGCTGGGTTTATGCGAATTTTAGATGGAAAAAATCCATTGGATAGCTCAAGTGTCCATCCTGAAGCCTATCCTGTGGTAGAAAAGATCTTACAAGCGATAGAATTAAGTTTAAGTGATTTAATGGGTAATAGTACACGTATTCACCAGCTTGATGCCTCACGATTTGTTGATGAAAAGTTTGGTTTACCAACGGTAAATGATATTTTCAAAGAACTGGAAAAACCAGGACGTGATCCACGAGGGGAGTTTAAAACAGCCACCTTTATGGATGGAGTGGAAGATATTAAAGATCTTGTTGAAGGAATGATTTTAGAAGGTACAGTGACGAATGTCACTAACTTTGGGGCTTTTGTGGATATTGGGGTGCATCAAGACGGTTTAGTGCATATTTCAATGTTGGCAAATACCTTTGTGGATGACCCACACAAAGTAGTCAAAACAGGTGATATTGTAAAAGTGAAGGTGTTAGACATTGATATTTCTCGCAAACGTATTGCATTAACAATGCGATTGGAAGAGAAATCAGTGCCAAAACGTGATGATAAGAGTAAGGCGACTGCACCTAGCAATGCTTCTTTCAAAGAGCAGAGAGTCGCTAAACAAAAAGATTCACAGAGAGGTCACTCATTTCAAAATTCAGCAATGGCAGATGCTTTTGCTAAACTAAAAGGTAAGTAA
- a CDS encoding Cof-type HAD-IIB family hydrolase, producing the protein MLDSLPFRAIVSDLDGTLLNAHHKIGDFTIETLEKLAQKGVDIFLATGRNYPDVKHIISKINLDDAMLITSNGARTNKLSGEVLSNNFLPENIALELMNVSFDDTKICVNSYQGEDWFINKDIPELKSFHIESGYSYQVVNFTKHHGRQTEKVCYIAKNPDDLAALEKSIIGKYGSTLQITRSMPHCLEVMAQGVCKANALQELVKLKGYTLDDCIAFGDGLNDFEMLAGVGEGCIMGNADPKLKEKLPNNKVIGFNEDEAVAHYLKSLFNIK; encoded by the coding sequence ATGTTAGATTCACTTCCATTCCGTGCGATTGTTTCAGATTTGGACGGAACCCTTCTTAATGCTCATCATAAAATAGGTGATTTTACTATTGAGACCCTTGAAAAATTAGCTCAAAAAGGGGTAGATATTTTTTTGGCAACAGGACGAAATTATCCTGATGTAAAACATATTATCAGTAAAATTAATCTTGATGATGCAATGTTAATTACCTCAAATGGTGCGAGAACAAATAAATTATCTGGTGAGGTTTTATCAAATAATTTTTTACCAGAAAATATTGCTCTTGAGTTAATGAATGTTAGCTTTGATGATACAAAAATTTGTGTAAATAGTTATCAGGGCGAGGATTGGTTTATTAATAAAGATATTCCAGAATTAAAAAGTTTTCATATCGAATCAGGCTATAGTTATCAAGTTGTTAATTTTACTAAACATCACGGTAGGCAAACTGAAAAAGTGTGCTATATTGCTAAAAATCCTGATGATTTAGCAGCACTCGAAAAAAGTATAATTGGAAAGTATGGAAGTACTCTACAAATTACACGTTCAATGCCTCACTGCCTAGAAGTGATGGCTCAAGGGGTTTGTAAAGCCAATGCCTTACAAGAGTTAGTAAAATTAAAAGGGTATACATTAGACGATTGTATTGCTTTTGGTGATGGTTTAAATGATTTTGAAATGTTAGCTGGCGTTGGAGAAGGCTGTATAATGGGCAATGCAGATCCTAAGCTCAAAGAAAAATTACCAAATAATAAAGTGATAGGATTTAATGAAGATGAAGCTGTTGCACATTATTTGAAATCGTTATTTAATATCAAATAG
- a CDS encoding YegP family protein, with translation MALGWYELKLAKDGQFMFNLKAANSQVILTSELYKSRASAENGIASVQKNGSNESLFEIRVAKNDKPYFILKAKNHQEIGRSQYYSSQAATKNGIKSVMNNSVSTVIKDLTAE, from the coding sequence ATGGCATTAGGTTGGTATGAACTTAAATTAGCAAAAGATGGACAGTTTATGTTCAATTTAAAGGCAGCGAACAGTCAAGTTATCTTGACGAGTGAGTTGTATAAATCTCGCGCTTCTGCTGAAAACGGCATTGCTTCTGTTCAAAAAAATGGTAGTAATGAATCTCTTTTTGAAATTCGTGTAGCGAAAAATGATAAACCTTATTTCATTTTGAAGGCAAAAAATCACCAAGAAATTGGGCGTAGTCAATATTATTCTTCTCAGGCTGCGACTAAAAATGGGATTAAATCTGTAATGAATAATTCAGTGAGTACAGTAATTAAAGATTTAACTGCTGAGTAG
- the efp gene encoding elongation factor P has product MATYSTTDFKPGLKFIQDGEPCTIVENEFVKPGKGQAFTRTRIRKLISGKVLEINFKSGSTVEAADVMDTNYNYSYKDEDFWYFMHPETFDMIAADAKAVADNDKWLVDQADCVITLWNDSPIVVTPPNFVELEVIETDPGLKGDTAGTGGKPATLSTGAVVRVPLFIQIGEVIKVDTRSGEYVSRVK; this is encoded by the coding sequence ATGGCAACTTATAGTACAACTGATTTCAAACCAGGTCTTAAATTTATTCAAGACGGTGAACCTTGCACCATCGTTGAAAATGAATTTGTAAAACCAGGAAAAGGACAAGCTTTTACTCGTACAAGAATTCGTAAATTGATTTCAGGTAAGGTTTTAGAAATCAACTTTAAATCAGGTTCAACAGTGGAAGCGGCAGATGTAATGGATACTAACTATAATTATTCATATAAAGATGAAGATTTTTGGTATTTTATGCACCCAGAAACATTTGATATGATTGCTGCCGATGCAAAAGCTGTGGCGGATAATGACAAATGGCTTGTAGATCAAGCTGATTGTGTGATTACTTTATGGAATGATAGCCCAATTGTAGTTACACCTCCAAACTTTGTTGAATTAGAAGTAATTGAAACAGATCCAGGTTTGAAAGGTGATACCGCAGGAACAGGTGGCAAACCAGCAACCTTAAGTACTGGTGCAGTGGTTCGAGTTCCATTATTTATCCAAATTGGAGAAGTCATAAAAGTAGATACTCGTTCTGGTGAATATGTATCTCGTGTAAAATAG
- the epmB gene encoding EF-P beta-lysylation protein EpmB, whose product MIHQNIKIGEKKPLWLQDLAQAFNDPIDLLNYLEFDPKEFEQDLLARKLFTMRIPRPFAQKMQKKDKNDPLFLQAVTSFEEFTKMEGFTTDPLEEQESPAPNILHKYHNRLLFMIKNSCAINCRYCFRRHFPYDEVKNGKTVWVESLNYIRKQSEIEEVVLSGGDPMMAKDEEFDWLITQLEKITHIKTLRIHSRVPVVIPNRITEKLCDIFKQTHLNIVLVTHINHANEIDEYFAEKMKMLRDANVTLLNQSVLLKGVNDDANILKALNDKLFATSILPYYLHVLDKVEGASHFYIDDNQAFKIYKELQRISSGYLVPKLAREEAGKPNKTLLG is encoded by the coding sequence ATGATACATCAAAATATAAAAATTGGCGAAAAAAAACCGCTATGGTTACAGGATTTAGCACAAGCATTTAATGATCCTATCGATCTCTTAAACTATTTAGAGTTCGATCCTAAAGAGTTTGAACAAGATTTATTAGCTCGCAAACTATTTACAATGCGAATACCACGTCCTTTTGCCCAAAAGATGCAAAAAAAAGATAAAAATGATCCACTATTTTTACAGGCGGTCACATCTTTTGAAGAATTTACAAAAATGGAAGGATTTACTACCGATCCACTTGAAGAGCAGGAATCTCCCGCACCTAATATTTTACATAAATATCATAACCGACTGTTATTTATGATAAAAAATAGTTGTGCTATTAATTGTCGTTACTGCTTTCGTCGTCATTTTCCTTATGATGAAGTAAAAAATGGAAAAACGGTATGGGTAGAAAGTTTAAACTATATTCGAAAGCAGAGTGAGATCGAAGAAGTCGTGCTATCTGGTGGTGATCCGATGATGGCAAAAGATGAAGAATTTGATTGGCTGATCACTCAATTAGAAAAGATAACTCACATTAAAACACTGCGTATTCACTCTCGTGTACCAGTGGTTATTCCAAATCGAATTACTGAAAAATTATGCGATATATTTAAACAAACTCATTTAAATATTGTATTAGTTACCCATATCAATCATGCGAATGAAATAGATGAATACTTTGCTGAAAAAATGAAAATGTTACGGGATGCGAATGTCACTTTACTCAATCAGTCAGTATTATTGAAGGGCGTAAACGATGATGCAAATATACTTAAAGCATTAAATGATAAACTATTTGCTACATCTATTTTACCTTACTATTTACACGTATTAGATAAAGTTGAAGGTGCAAGTCATTTTTATATTGATGATAATCAAGCCTTTAAGATTTATAAGGAGCTACAACGTATTTCATCTGGCTATCTTGTGCCAAAGCTCGCAAGAGAAGAAGCGGGAAAACCAAATAAAACACTACTTGGATAA
- the pgi gene encoding glucose-6-phosphate isomerase: MKNINPVQTVAWTQLEQHKAENLTIAELFAQDSQRFDSYSRQFEDQMLVDFSKNAINQTTLDLLYKLADECQLESAKQAMYSGQKINRTEDRAVLHTALRNRANTPIMVDGNDVMPEVNAVLAKMKGFCERVISGEWKGYTNKAITDVINIGIGGSDLGPYMVTEALRPYKNHLTMHFVSNVDGTHIAETLKKCNPETTLVLVASKTFTTQETMTNAHSARDWLLASAKEESAVAKHFVALSTNATEVAKFGIDTENMFEFWNWVGGRYSLWSAIGLSIALSIGFENFEQLLEGAHKMDQHFLTAPVEQNIPTLLALIGIWNSNFLGAETEAILPYDQYLHRFAAYFQQGNMESNGKYVGRDGKVVTHQTGPIIWGEPGTNGQHAFYQLIHQGTKIIPCDFIAPAQTHNQVSDHHSKLLSNFFAQTEALAFGKSKEVVEKEFLDAGKTLEEVAEIVPFKVFEGNRPTNSILVQKITPYSLGALIAMYEHKIFVQGVIFNIYSFDQWGVELGKQLANRILPELENDETIASHDSSTNGLINQFKAWR; the protein is encoded by the coding sequence ATGAAAAATATCAATCCAGTTCAAACGGTTGCGTGGACTCAATTAGAGCAACATAAAGCAGAAAATTTAACGATTGCAGAGTTATTCGCACAGGATAGTCAGCGTTTTGATAGTTATTCACGTCAATTTGAAGATCAAATGTTAGTGGATTTTTCAAAAAATGCGATCAATCAAACAACCTTAGATTTATTATATAAATTAGCCGATGAATGTCAGCTTGAATCTGCAAAACAAGCGATGTATTCAGGTCAAAAAATTAACCGTACCGAAGATCGTGCCGTGTTGCATACCGCATTGCGTAACCGTGCGAATACGCCAATTATGGTGGACGGTAATGATGTAATGCCAGAAGTAAATGCGGTATTAGCAAAAATGAAAGGTTTTTGTGAGCGTGTGATTTCTGGCGAGTGGAAAGGTTATACGAATAAAGCGATTACTGATGTGATTAACATTGGTATCGGTGGTTCAGATTTAGGTCCTTATATGGTTACCGAAGCGTTACGTCCATATAAAAATCATTTAACAATGCACTTTGTGTCTAACGTGGACGGTACGCACATTGCAGAAACTTTGAAAAAATGTAACCCTGAAACGACGCTTGTGTTAGTGGCGTCAAAAACCTTTACGACACAGGAAACAATGACAAACGCACATTCAGCACGTGATTGGTTATTAGCCAGTGCGAAAGAGGAAAGTGCGGTAGCAAAACACTTTGTGGCACTTTCAACCAATGCAACCGAAGTGGCAAAATTTGGTATTGATACTGAAAATATGTTTGAATTCTGGAACTGGGTTGGCGGACGTTATTCATTATGGTCAGCAATCGGGCTTTCTATTGCGTTATCTATTGGTTTTGAAAACTTCGAGCAGTTGCTTGAAGGGGCACATAAAATGGATCAGCATTTCTTAACTGCACCTGTTGAGCAAAATATCCCAACACTTTTAGCCTTAATTGGTATTTGGAACAGCAATTTCTTAGGGGCTGAAACTGAAGCAATTTTACCTTACGACCAATATTTACACCGTTTTGCAGCCTACTTCCAACAAGGAAATATGGAATCAAACGGTAAATATGTTGGACGTGATGGCAAAGTGGTGACACACCAAACAGGCCCAATTATTTGGGGCGAACCGGGTACAAATGGTCAGCACGCGTTCTATCAGTTGATCCACCAAGGAACTAAAATTATTCCTTGTGATTTTATTGCACCAGCACAAACACACAACCAAGTATCGGATCATCACAGTAAATTACTTTCAAACTTCTTCGCACAAACAGAGGCGTTGGCTTTTGGTAAATCAAAAGAAGTAGTTGAAAAAGAATTTTTAGACGCAGGTAAAACCCTTGAAGAAGTGGCGGAAATCGTACCATTTAAAGTGTTTGAAGGTAACCGTCCAACCAACTCAATTTTAGTACAAAAAATCACACCTTATAGCTTAGGGGCATTGATTGCGATGTATGAACACAAAATTTTCGTACAAGGCGTTATTTTCAACATTTATAGCTTTGACCAATGGGGGGTTGAATTAGGTAAACAATTAGCGAACCGTATTCTTCCAGAACTTGAAAATGATGAAACGATCGCAAGCCACGATAGTTCAACCAATGGCTTGATCAATCAGTTTAAGGCTTGGCGTTAA